The DNA segment GTCGGCCTTCTTGTCGTCCTTGACGAAGGCCGCGGGATTGAAGCGCAGGGCCGCGTTGGGCACGCGCAGCACGTCCCGCCGCTGATTGGTGACGATGGTGACGTTGGCGGTCATGCCGGAGCGCAAAGCCAGAGAGCCGGTAAATTTCGGACCGACCAACTGGCTGGCCCCGCCGGGAATCCGGGCCAGGGTGGCGGCGTCCACCGCGGAACGCGCCGGCGGGGCGGGCCGGGGGCCGGCCGCCTTCCCCTGGGCCATCCGCTCCTGGAACCGCTTGAGGAATTGCTCCTTGGTAACGCCCTGGGCGGCCATCCGGTCCTTCATCCGCTCCCACGCCTTTTCCGGATCGGGCGCGGCTTCGTGACCCTGTTCGGCGTGCGGAGCGGCCGCCGCATCCTTCCCGGCCTCTTCGGCGCCGGGAAGCGGCTCGTTGGGCACGATCATCTCCACCACGTAATTCACCACGTTGTTGTTCGTGACGGGCTCCTGGCGCACGAGGCTGACCGTGGCGCCGAACTGCTTGTCCGGCAGGCTGTCCACGGTGAAGAAGGCCCGCTGGCCCACCTTCAGCTCGTCGATGTCCGACTCGCCGATGGAGACCTGGACCTTCATCTGGGAGAGATCCTGGGCGATCTGGAAGAGGTTGGGGGTGCTGAAGCTGGCAGCGACGGTCTGGCCCACGTCCGCCAGGCGCGAGATCACCACGCCGTCCACCGGGGCGGTGATGCGGCAGTAGTCGAGGTTCGCCTTGGCGCGGTCCACGGAAGCCTTGGCGGATTCCAGGTTGCCCTTGGCGGTCTTGAGGGCGGTCTCCTTGGTCTCCAGGTCCTGGTCCGCCAGGAGCTGGGCTGCGGCCAGGCGCTTGCTGCGCTCGTAGTCGGCCTTCGCGAAATCGTAGGAGGCCTGGGCCCGCAAGAGGCTGGCCTGGGCGTCCTGGAGCTGGGTCTCCCACACGGTGGGATCGATCTCCGCGATGAGCTGGCCCTTCTTCACGATGCTGTTGTAGTCCACGTAGAGCGCCGAGATCACGCCCGACACCTGGGTGCCGACGGCCACCTGGACCACGGGGCTGACGGCGCCGGTGGCGTTGATCCGCTGGGTGACGTTGCCCCGGTCCACCTGGACCTGCCGCCACTTCACCTCGTTCTTGGGCCGGGTGAGGGCGTAGGCCGTCCCCCCCGCCACCACCGCAACTCCGACGCCAAGACCGATCCAGGTGTTCCGCTTCATGAATCCGCGCTCCACATGTCAACGGGCCGGAAGACCCAGCCCATCACCTTCGCATAACGATGTATAGACCGCCAGATCCCATTCCGGGTTGAGGCGCGAAAACGCCCTCAGCGGATGAAGCCCAGCCCGTCCACCAGCGCCCGGCGCACGAAGCCGTCCACCAGGAAATACTGGAGGAAGCCCCCCGCCAGGACGATGGCCGCGGACACCAGCACCGTCGCGCCCGCGAAGGGGGCGTGGACCGCGGGGCGGTCCGAAGCCAGGCGCTCGGCCTCGGCGACGGGCGCCTGGAGGAACAGCGCCACCAGGAAGCGGAGGTAGTAGTAGGCGGACACGAGGCTGGCGAGGACGCCCAGGATCGCCAGGCCCACGTGGCCCGACGCCACCAGCTCCCGGAAGATCATGTACTTCCCGTAGAACCCACCCATGGGGGGGATGCCCGCCAGGCTCAGCATGAACACGGCCGCGCAAAAGCCCAGGGCCGGCCGCTTCCAGCCCAGGCCGCGGAGATCCTCGAAGGTGGTGCGCTCGCCCACGAGGCCGTAGGCCGTCAGCAGGCCGAAGGCCCCCATGTTCATGGCGAGGTAGATCACGAGGTAGAACAGCATCCCGGCGTAGGCCGCGGGTGTGCCCGCCACCAGGCCCAGCATCAGGTAGCCCGCGTGGCTGATGCTGGAATACGCCAGCATCCGCTTCACGTTCGACTGGACCAGGGCCGTGAGGTTCCCCACCACCAGGGTGAGGACCGCCAGAGCGGCGATTCCCGCCTGGGCCTTGACGCCCACCGCGCCGAGGGGCGCGAAGCTGCCGGGAAAGACACGAAGGAGGGCGATGAACGCCGCGCCCTTGGTGGCCACGGACATGAACCCGGCGATGGGATGGGGCGAGGCCTCGTAGGCGTCCGGCGTCCACTGGTGGAAGGGCACCGCCGAGACCTTGAACAGGAAGCCCAGCAGCAGCAGCGCGGCACCCGCCAGGACCAGCGGATCCATGCCCAGTCCCTGGGCCTTCAGGACCACCGCCGCGGCGGACAGATCGAGGGTGCCGCTCAGGCCGTAGATCAGCACGCCGCCCATCAGGAAGCAGCTGGAGGCCACGGCGCCCGTGATGAAGTACTTCATGCCGCCTTCGGCGCTTTCCGGCCGCAGCCGCACCGTGCCCACCAGGGCGTAGAGGGGCAGGCTGAACAGTTCGAGGCCCAGGAACAGGGCCACGAAGTGGGTGGTGGAGACGAACAGCATCATCCCCGCGACGGAGAACAGCAGCAGCGAAAGGGTCTCCCCCTTCACCCAGCCCTCCTGGTGGAAGTGGTCCCAACTCTGGAGGATGGCGAGGGCCGCGGCGACGAGGATGAAAATCCCGGAGAACTGCGCCAGGCGGTCCATCCGCAGCTGGAAGAAGCTGGGCTGGGCGCCGGTCTGCCACAGGTCGGTGAGGTACCAGAAGCTGGCGCCCACGGCCAGGAGCGCCGTGGCGTACATGACGGCCCGGATCCACTTGGCGCTGCCCTGATCCTTGTCGAGGGACATCAGGGGGATCAGGCAGGCGCCGAGGGCGGGCAGGATCAGCGGCAGCAGCGCCGCCCACTGGCTGGGAGTGAGGCTCATCGGTGCACCTCGGGGGCGGCGGCTTCGGATGCGTGGGATTCGCCGCCCGGAGCCTGAGCCTCATGGATGGCCGGCTTCAGGACGAAGCCCCGGGGCGCCGGCGCCTGGATCTCCTGAAGGAGGGCGGTCACGGGCGCCTCGCTGGCGGCGACGAAGGTCCGGGGATGGACGCCCATCCACACGATGAGCACCACCAGGGGCAGCATCACCGCGATCTCGCGGGCGTTCAGGTCGGTGTGCAGGTGGTGGGTGCCGCTGTCCTCGTCCTTGTTCTCGGGGCCCCAGAAGACGCGCATGAACATCCACAGCATGTAGACCGCGCCCAGCAGCACGCCGGACGTGGCGAGGCAGGCATAGAGGCGGCCCCAGCCGAAGCCGGACAGGAAGGTGCCGTTCAGGATCCAGAACTCGCCCACGAACCCGTTGGTCAGGGGCAGGCCGATGGAGCTGAGGGTCACGATCAGGAAGAAGGCCGTGAACACGGGCATCTTCACGGCAACGCCGCCGAAGTCCGCGATCATGCGGGTGTGGGCGCGGTCGTAGACCATGCCCACCAGCAGGAAGAGCGCGCCGGTGCTGACGCCGTGGTTCAGCATCTGGAGCATGGCGCCCTGGGTGCCGATGACGGTCATCGAAGCCAGTCCCAGCATCACGAAGCCCATGTGGCTCACGGAGGAGTAGGCCACCAGCTTCTTGATGTCTCGCTGGACCATGGCCACCAATGCGCCGTAGACGATGGCGATGACGCTGAGGAGGGCGATGGGCTTGGCGTAGTGCATCGCCGCCTGGGGGAAGATCGGGATGGCGAAGCGCACGAACCCGTAGCCGCCCAGCTTCAGCAGGACGCCGGCCAGGATGACGGAACCGGCCGTGGGCGCCTGGACATGGGCGTCCGGCAACCAGGTGTGCAGCGGGAACAGCGGTACCTTGATGGCGAAGGCCACGGCGAAGGCGATGAACAGCCAGCACTGGACGCTGAAGGGCAGCGTGGAGGCGGCCTGGGCCATCAGCGCGGGGGTGAATCCGCCGGCCTTCCCCGCCAGGTAGAGCAGCGCCACCAGCCACAGCAGCGATCCCGCCAGGGTGTAGAGGAAGAACTTGTTGGCGGCGTAGCGGCGCTCGTCGCCGCCCCAGACCCCGATCATGAAATACATCGGGATCAGCATCGCTTCCCAGAACAGGTAGAAGAAGAACAGGTCCTGGGCCATCAGGGCGCCCAGCATCCCGGTCTCCAGCATGAGGAACAGCGCCGCGAAGGTGCCGATGCGCTCCTTGAGGCTGTTCCAGGTGCCCAGCATGGTGAGGGGCACCAGGAAGGTCGTGAGCACCACCAGCCACAGGTTGAGGCCGTCCACCGCCAGGGAGTAGTCCACCGGCAGGCCCACCAGCGTGAACCAGGGCGCGCGCTCGACGAGGACCATCCCCGCGGGGCGGCCCAGGAG comes from the Geothrix sp. 21YS21S-4 genome and includes:
- a CDS encoding efflux RND transporter periplasmic adaptor subunit, whose translation is MKRNTWIGLGVGVAVVAGGTAYALTRPKNEVKWRQVQVDRGNVTQRINATGAVSPVVQVAVGTQVSGVISALYVDYNSIVKKGQLIAEIDPTVWETQLQDAQASLLRAQASYDFAKADYERSKRLAAAQLLADQDLETKETALKTAKGNLESAKASVDRAKANLDYCRITAPVDGVVISRLADVGQTVAASFSTPNLFQIAQDLSQMKVQVSIGESDIDELKVGQRAFFTVDSLPDKQFGATVSLVRQEPVTNNNVVNYVVEMIVPNEPLPGAEEAGKDAAAAPHAEQGHEAAPDPEKAWERMKDRMAAQGVTKEQFLKRFQERMAQGKAAGPRPAPPARSAVDAATLARIPGGASQLVGPKFTGSLALRSGMTANVTIVTNQRRDVLRVPNAALRFNPAAFVKDDKKADAPRLGQPMMMGGGPRPGGNAQSGTGSKGGLVAKREDRVWTLENGKPKAVVVKAGVSDGQFTEVSGEGIHEGLAILTGVENTKQAASASPLGTPGQGGGRR
- a CDS encoding NuoM family protein, with translation MTWLNSHPLTFLTFAPAILGLLLLLLPHGMGKLTRMLAFLGALAVFVLGLAWLLGRPAGMVLVERAPWFTLVGLPVDYSLAVDGLNLWLVVLTTFLVPLTMLGTWNSLKERIGTFAALFLMLETGMLGALMAQDLFFFYLFWEAMLIPMYFMIGVWGGDERRYAANKFFLYTLAGSLLWLVALLYLAGKAGGFTPALMAQAASTLPFSVQCWLFIAFAVAFAIKVPLFPLHTWLPDAHVQAPTAGSVILAGVLLKLGGYGFVRFAIPIFPQAAMHYAKPIALLSVIAIVYGALVAMVQRDIKKLVAYSSVSHMGFVMLGLASMTVIGTQGAMLQMLNHGVSTGALFLLVGMVYDRAHTRMIADFGGVAVKMPVFTAFFLIVTLSSIGLPLTNGFVGEFWILNGTFLSGFGWGRLYACLATSGVLLGAVYMLWMFMRVFWGPENKDEDSGTHHLHTDLNAREIAVMLPLVVLIVWMGVHPRTFVAASEAPVTALLQEIQAPAPRGFVLKPAIHEAQAPGGESHASEAAAPEVHR
- a CDS encoding NADH-quinone oxidoreductase subunit N gives rise to the protein MSLTPSQWAALLPLILPALGACLIPLMSLDKDQGSAKWIRAVMYATALLAVGASFWYLTDLWQTGAQPSFFQLRMDRLAQFSGIFILVAAALAILQSWDHFHQEGWVKGETLSLLLFSVAGMMLFVSTTHFVALFLGLELFSLPLYALVGTVRLRPESAEGGMKYFITGAVASSCFLMGGVLIYGLSGTLDLSAAAVVLKAQGLGMDPLVLAGAALLLLGFLFKVSAVPFHQWTPDAYEASPHPIAGFMSVATKGAAFIALLRVFPGSFAPLGAVGVKAQAGIAALAVLTLVVGNLTALVQSNVKRMLAYSSISHAGYLMLGLVAGTPAAYAGMLFYLVIYLAMNMGAFGLLTAYGLVGERTTFEDLRGLGWKRPALGFCAAVFMLSLAGIPPMGGFYGKYMIFRELVASGHVGLAILGVLASLVSAYYYLRFLVALFLQAPVAEAERLASDRPAVHAPFAGATVLVSAAIVLAGGFLQYFLVDGFVRRALVDGLGFIR